Proteins found in one Gemmobacter sp. 24YEA27 genomic segment:
- a CDS encoding carbohydrate ABC transporter permease, translating into MMRRVLSHLGLILACLIVLLPILWVFRTSLVPEHASYSREVFPAVTLDNYRALFAEKNFGRNYMNSLIVALLSVVLTMPLAAMTGYAFARFRTGGRFARFATLASQMLPPVALALPVFMLYRVAGLTNSLTGLVLVYSAINLPFLTWILMGFFESIPEDLEGAAMTDGATRWGAFWRVVLPVAAPGIMAAAVLGFILSWNEFLFALILGGSKTATVPVALAALQTSNGVQISQVSAGVSLAILPLLIAVRFIQKYLVQGLSFGSVK; encoded by the coding sequence ATGATGCGCCGGGTGTTGTCGCATCTGGGGCTGATCCTTGCCTGCCTGATTGTGCTTTTGCCGATCCTCTGGGTGTTTCGTACCTCGCTGGTACCGGAACATGCCTCTTATTCGAGGGAGGTTTTTCCCGCAGTCACGCTGGACAATTACCGGGCGCTGTTTGCCGAGAAAAATTTCGGCCGCAACTACATGAATTCCCTGATTGTCGCCCTGCTTTCGGTGGTGCTGACGATGCCGCTGGCCGCCATGACGGGCTATGCCTTTGCGCGGTTCCGCACCGGCGGGCGCTTTGCCCGTTTCGCCACGCTGGCAAGCCAGATGCTGCCGCCGGTGGCGCTCGCGCTGCCGGTTTTCATGCTGTACCGCGTCGCCGGCCTCACCAATTCGCTGACCGGCCTCGTGCTGGTCTATTCCGCGATCAACCTGCCTTTTCTGACCTGGATCCTGATGGGGTTTTTCGAGTCGATCCCCGAGGATCTGGAGGGTGCCGCCATGACGGATGGTGCCACCCGCTGGGGCGCGTTCTGGCGCGTGGTTCTACCGGTCGCCGCGCCAGGAATTATGGCGGCGGCTGTGCTGGGGTTCATCCTGTCCTGGAATGAATTCCTTTTCGCGCTGATCCTCGGCGGCTCAAAAACCGCCACGGTTCCGGTGGCACTTGCCGCGCTGCAAACGTCAAACGGGGTGCAGATCTCACAGGTTTCGGCCGGCGTCTCGCTTGCCATTCTGCCGCTGCTGATCGCGGTGAGATTCATCCAGAAATACCTGGTTCAGGGCCTGTCATTCGGCTCGGTTAAATAA
- a CDS encoding DeoR/GlpR family DNA-binding transcription regulator, with protein sequence MVRILERLNEGGSVTVTDLAHEFGVSDMTVRRDLAELERDGLLERVHGGAIGLSRGPLTVIDDIEPAFEARARQNADRKARIALAAARHVAGRNALAFDLGTTVLAAARAVAAAGPQPQMRVFTNSMRAGQAMARAGLSVYMSGGVIRAEEMSLTGTEAVDGFSRYYFDVALLGASGMTAEGVFDYSPEEAAVKTVFLQRSANVCCCWTAQSSAGSPRC encoded by the coding sequence ATGGTCCGCATTCTTGAAAGGCTGAATGAAGGGGGCTCGGTTACGGTCACCGATCTGGCCCATGAATTCGGCGTCTCAGATATGACCGTGCGCCGCGACCTTGCGGAGCTTGAACGTGACGGCTTGCTGGAGCGCGTCCATGGTGGCGCCATCGGTCTGAGCCGCGGCCCGCTGACCGTGATCGATGATATAGAGCCCGCTTTCGAGGCCCGCGCCCGGCAGAATGCCGACCGTAAGGCCCGGATCGCTCTTGCCGCCGCGCGCCATGTGGCGGGTCGCAATGCGCTTGCCTTTGATCTGGGCACCACTGTTCTTGCCGCCGCGCGCGCGGTTGCTGCTGCGGGCCCGCAGCCACAGATGCGGGTGTTCACAAACAGCATGCGCGCCGGCCAGGCGATGGCCCGGGCCGGGCTTTCTGTCTATATGAGCGGCGGCGTGATCCGGGCCGAAGAAATGTCGCTGACCGGCACCGAGGCTGTTGACGGGTTTTCGCGCTATTATTTCGACGTCGCGCTGCTCGGTGCCTCCGGGATGACGGCCGAAGGTGTGTTTGACTACTCGCCCGAGGAAGCCGCCGTGAAGACGGTTTTCCTGCAGCGCTCGGCGAACGTGTGCTGCTGCTGGACAGCACAAAGTTCCGCCGGGTCTCCACGGTGCTGA
- a CDS encoding ATP-binding cassette domain-containing protein: MIAGLEEITSGRIRIGTRDVTELAPRDRNVAVVFQSYALYPHMSVRENMRFGMKMRGTPVAEQDRRIAEAAAILGLEPYLDRRPGALSGGQRQRVALGRAMVREPDAFLMDEPLSNLDAKLRGEMRQELVKLHRRLGKTMVFVTHDHVEAMTMGDRICIMRDGHIEQVGPPLEVYANPANTFVAQFLASPAMNLIPASLTGHGTEVLLKAGPLEGALPPAQATLYASAAQEPAILGLRAEDILSEPAAGTLPVTGKVVVREALGAENLIGIETEAGVAISARTGRHFLPAFGDQVTLHADMAQMHLFRGSDGKAWPRRATP; the protein is encoded by the coding sequence ATGATCGCCGGGCTGGAGGAAATCACCTCGGGACGGATCCGGATTGGCACGCGCGACGTGACCGAGCTTGCGCCGCGGGACCGCAACGTCGCCGTGGTGTTCCAGAGCTACGCCCTTTACCCACATATGTCAGTGCGTGAAAACATGCGCTTTGGCATGAAGATGCGCGGCACACCTGTCGCAGAGCAGGACAGACGCATCGCCGAAGCCGCGGCAATCCTCGGGCTGGAACCCTACCTCGACCGCCGGCCCGGTGCGCTTTCAGGGGGCCAGCGCCAGCGTGTAGCGCTTGGACGGGCCATGGTGCGCGAGCCGGATGCCTTCCTGATGGATGAGCCACTGTCCAATCTCGACGCCAAGCTGCGCGGTGAGATGCGCCAGGAGCTGGTGAAACTGCATCGCCGTCTTGGCAAGACCATGGTGTTTGTCACCCATGACCATGTCGAAGCCATGACGATGGGTGACCGCATCTGTATCATGCGGGATGGCCATATCGAACAGGTCGGCCCACCGCTTGAGGTCTACGCCAACCCGGCCAATACATTCGTGGCGCAGTTCCTTGCTTCACCTGCGATGAACCTCATCCCGGCCAGCCTGACCGGACATGGGACAGAGGTCTTGCTGAAAGCCGGGCCTCTTGAGGGCGCGCTGCCGCCGGCCCAGGCCACGCTTTATGCAAGCGCCGCGCAGGAACCGGCCATTCTGGGGCTGCGCGCCGAGGATATCCTGTCTGAGCCCGCTGCCGGCACCTTGCCGGTCACCGGCAAGGTTGTGGTGCGCGAAGCGCTTGGCGCCGAAAATCTGATCGGCATCGAGACGGAAGCAGGCGTTGCGATTTCGGCGCGCACCGGGCGCCATTTCCTGCCCGCATTCGGCGATCAGGTCACGCTGCACGCCGATATGGCGCAGATGCATCTCTTCCGTGGTTCGGATGGCAAGGCCTGGCCCAGGCGGGCTACGCCATGA
- a CDS encoding SDR family NAD(P)-dependent oxidoreductase → MRADQLAEQQHPGLGGKRAFVTGAATGIGFAIAKALAAQGIQVVIADLNLEAAEAAAASLGAGHHAVRIDVRERDSVQAAFDQALELAGGIEICIANAGVSTMRAAVDLTDDDWDFNMDVNARGVFLTNQIVSRYFLRQSRGVIVNTASLAAKIGAPLLAHYSASKFAVVGWTQGLARELAPKGIRVNAVCPGFVRTSMQEREILWEAELRGMTPDEVEQDYIRQTPLGRIETPEDVAGVVVFLCSDAARFMTGQAINVTGGVYTT, encoded by the coding sequence ATGCGTGCAGATCAGCTGGCCGAGCAGCAACACCCGGGCCTTGGCGGCAAGCGGGCCTTCGTCACCGGCGCTGCGACCGGGATAGGGTTTGCGATTGCGAAGGCGCTGGCAGCGCAGGGAATTCAGGTGGTGATTGCTGACCTGAACCTTGAGGCGGCAGAGGCTGCGGCGGCATCGCTCGGCGCTGGTCATCATGCTGTCAGAATAGATGTGCGCGAACGCGATTCGGTTCAGGCTGCATTCGACCAGGCGCTGGAACTGGCTGGCGGAATCGAGATCTGCATCGCCAATGCCGGGGTATCCACCATGCGCGCGGCCGTTGATCTGACGGACGATGACTGGGACTTCAATATGGATGTGAATGCGCGCGGCGTCTTTCTGACAAACCAGATCGTTTCGCGCTATTTCCTGCGGCAAAGCCGTGGTGTCATTGTCAACACTGCCTCCCTGGCGGCCAAAATTGGCGCCCCTCTTCTGGCACATTACTCTGCCTCGAAATTCGCGGTGGTCGGCTGGACCCAGGGCCTTGCCCGGGAACTGGCGCCGAAGGGCATTCGGGTGAATGCGGTTTGCCCGGGTTTTGTGCGTACCTCTATGCAGGAGCGCGAGATCCTCTGGGAAGCCGAACTGCGCGGCATGACCCCCGATGAGGTCGAGCAGGATTACATCCGCCAGACGCCGCTCGGCCGGATCGAGACACCAGAGGATGTCGCAGGCGTTGTCGTCTTCCTTTGCTCGGATGCGGCCCGCTTCATGACCGGCCAGGCGATCAACGTGACCGGCGGCGTTTACACGACCTGA
- a CDS encoding extracellular solute-binding protein, whose protein sequence is MIEALLPEFEAETGIRVEFEKVGYGDMHDKLVAQLVGGESYYNLLSVDFLWAGEFPAGGWLEDLNPYVAKTGFDMAPIIPAMLDLLGRTDAAMPILPMYNYSMGLIYRSDLLEIADLAAKYQAATGKALAAPATLEDYVAIAKFMKAEGGVNGAAMQGQRGDPNSMEFSNYLFAAGGDYLAADGSVVLNSDKGRQALGFYTDMIANAAQTGALSATLDDTMRLMCAGESFSMVTYWWMLPQIDNAETCPNAAGKLSISVMPGGHGESGGWGWGIPKNIPDEQKDAAWTFISWVQSKDISARRALEGHAPVRSDTFEDAAVLAKYPFYAQAGEIVASGKSFPIFTYTPQYQDVIGTQISLAASGDATAEAALEASAKGLEELLAK, encoded by the coding sequence ATCATTGAGGCTCTGCTGCCCGAATTTGAGGCCGAAACCGGCATCAGGGTCGAGTTCGAGAAGGTTGGTTACGGCGATATGCATGACAAGCTGGTGGCACAGCTTGTCGGCGGTGAAAGCTACTACAACCTCCTTTCGGTCGATTTTCTCTGGGCGGGGGAGTTCCCGGCGGGCGGCTGGCTGGAAGACCTGAACCCCTATGTCGCAAAGACCGGCTTCGACATGGCCCCCATTATTCCCGCCATGCTGGATCTGCTGGGCCGCACTGACGCGGCGATGCCGATCCTGCCGATGTACAACTACTCGATGGGTCTGATCTATCGCAGCGATCTGCTTGAAATCGCGGATCTGGCCGCGAAATATCAGGCGGCAACCGGCAAGGCGCTGGCGGCGCCCGCAACGCTGGAAGACTATGTTGCCATCGCGAAATTTATGAAGGCCGAGGGCGGCGTCAACGGCGCCGCGATGCAGGGCCAGCGCGGTGACCCCAATTCGATGGAATTCTCCAACTATCTCTTCGCGGCGGGGGGCGACTATCTGGCCGCCGATGGCAGCGTTGTGCTGAACTCTGACAAAGGCCGGCAGGCGCTTGGCTTCTACACAGATATGATCGCAAACGCGGCCCAGACCGGCGCGCTTTCTGCCACGCTTGACGATACGATGCGCCTGATGTGCGCCGGCGAGAGCTTCTCGATGGTCACCTATTGGTGGATGTTGCCGCAGATCGACAATGCAGAGACCTGCCCGAATGCGGCGGGCAAGCTGTCAATTTCGGTGATGCCGGGCGGCCATGGCGAAAGCGGCGGCTGGGGCTGGGGCATCCCGAAGAACATCCCCGACGAGCAGAAAGACGCGGCCTGGACCTTTATCTCCTGGGTGCAGTCGAAAGACATCTCGGCGAGGCGCGCACTGGAAGGCCATGCGCCGGTGCGCTCGGACACTTTCGAGGATGCTGCGGTTCTGGCGAAATACCCCTTCTATGCCCAGGCCGGGGAGATCGTGGCATCCGGCAAAAGCTTCCCGATCTTTACCTACACGCCGCAATATCAGGATGTGATCGGCACCCAGATCTCGCTGGCAGCAAGCGGCGATGCCACGGCTGAGGCCGCGCTGGAGGCTTCGGCGAAAGGCCTTGAGGAACTGCTCGCGAAGTAA
- a CDS encoding sugar ABC transporter permease → MSVIARNRIRAGWSFAAPGLAMLALVMGIPLFYALAISLSTMTMIRPDLHFAGIVNFAKIMSEPLFWHSLWLTLRYSVAAVIGEFIIGLGLALMLRQVFAMRGFYFAILTLPMAMSPVAVALIWRMLLQPNLGIINQSLAAMGLPMIDWLGDSSLALSTLISIDIWQQTSFVVLLLSAGLASLPREPYEAAEVDGAGPFQQFWYITLPLLRPVSAIAIVIQLINEFRTYDLIYVLTKGGPGVSTELLSFFAYKRAFQGLQVNEGSAAAFLLLLIILVITVFFFWLLERRKT, encoded by the coding sequence ATGAGCGTGATTGCAAGAAACAGGATCCGTGCCGGCTGGAGCTTTGCCGCGCCTGGCCTTGCCATGCTGGCGCTGGTGATGGGGATTCCGCTGTTTTATGCGCTGGCAATCTCGCTTTCCACCATGACAATGATCCGCCCTGATCTGCATTTCGCAGGGATTGTGAATTTCGCGAAGATCATGTCGGAACCGCTGTTCTGGCACTCGCTATGGCTGACGCTGCGCTATTCGGTTGCAGCGGTGATTGGCGAGTTCATCATCGGCCTCGGACTCGCATTGATGCTGCGCCAGGTGTTCGCGATGCGAGGCTTCTACTTCGCAATTCTCACTCTGCCTATGGCGATGTCGCCGGTGGCGGTTGCTTTGATCTGGCGGATGCTTTTGCAGCCCAATCTCGGCATTATCAACCAGAGCCTGGCGGCGATGGGCCTGCCGATGATCGACTGGCTTGGCGACAGCTCCCTCGCGCTTTCCACGCTGATCTCAATCGATATCTGGCAGCAGACCTCCTTCGTCGTGCTGCTGCTTTCCGCAGGCCTCGCCTCGCTGCCGCGCGAACCTTATGAAGCCGCCGAAGTTGATGGGGCCGGGCCGTTCCAACAGTTCTGGTATATCACGCTGCCGCTTCTGCGCCCCGTCTCGGCCATCGCCATCGTGATCCAGCTGATCAATGAATTCCGCACCTATGATCTGATCTATGTGCTGACCAAGGGCGGCCCTGGGGTTTCGACCGAACTGCTGTCCTTCTTTGCATATAAGCGCGCGTTCCAGGGGCTTCAGGTCAATGAGGGCAGCGCGGCCGCCTTCCTGCTTTTGCTGATCATCCTGGTGATCACCGTTTTCTTCTTCTGGCTGCTTGAGCGTCGGAAGACCTGA